The Synechococcus sp. CC9605 sequence GCCGGGCCGCCATGCTCAACAACCCCTTCTCGGTGCTGGGGTTGGCCACCGGCACCACGATGCGCAGGGGGCGCTGCACCACCTCATTGACGCCATCCAGCACCGCCGCCTCCTCACCGAAGCTGACCGGCACCGCATCAGGCCTGGGATCCTTGAGCCGTGTCACCGATTGCTCGGTGAGGATCGGCCCGAGGGTGGCCGTCACCACCATCACCGCCAGCACGCTGTTGAGCACGGTCTGATTGAGCAGCCCCGCCTGGTAGCCGATGAAGGCCGTGGCCAGGGTCGCCGCCACCTTGGGCATCGTCAGCGACCACATCATCAGGATCTGGGCGCGGCGGTAACCGAAAAGCCGTCCGCTGAGCCAGGACGCCAGACCCTTGCCGCCGATGGCCCCCACCAGCATCAGCGCGGTGAACTGAAAGTTGCCAAGGCTGTCGCCAAGGCTGCCCAGATCCAGCAGCAATCCCAGGTCGATGAAGAAGATCGGGATGAACAACACCCCACCCACAAAAATCACCTGTTCCTTCACCCGGCCCTCGGGCAGCACGGAATTCACCGCCAGACCAGCCAGAAAGGCGCCGACAATCTTTTCGACGCCGGCCAGCTCAGCCCCCAGGGACGCCAGGAACAGGGCCACCAGAACAGCGAGCACCATCCGGTTTTCATCGCTGATGCCGCGCAACACCAGGCGCCGGCCCAGCCAGCGGATGCCGATCACCACCACCAGAGCGAAGCCACCGATCTTGAGCAGCAACAGGCCCAGGCCCAGGCCGCTGAGGCTGCCCTGGCCCAACCCCAGCCCCACCGCCAGGAGCAGCAGGGCCACGATGTCGGTGAAGATCGTGCTGCCCACACTCACCACCACCGACTCATCCTTCTGGGCGCCGTAACTGCGCACGATCGGATAGCCCAAGGGGGTGTGGGTGGCCATCAGGGCACCGAGCAACAGGCACGACACCGAGGCGAAGCCCGCCATCAGGCCGATCGAAACGCCCGTGCCCACGCCGATCAACAGGATCAGCAGGCCATAGATGAACGAGCGGCGCTTGACCCGGTTGAACTCCTCGAGGTCAATCTCAAGACCCATCGTGAACAGCAGATATACCGCCCCGAGATCGGAGAGGAGCCGCACCGTTTCGCTGCTGCTGTCGACCCAGTTCAAAGCGTGGGGACCCACCACCACGCCCGCCGCCAGCAACCCCACCAGATCGGGCAGACCCAGCCGCCGGATCAGCGGCGGCACCGCCGCACTGATCGCCACCAACAGTGAGAACACCCCGAGAGGGTGATGCATGACATGGCTGATCGAGGCCTGCATGGCCATGGCTGCACCGCCGGCTTGCGGACCCAGCATGGTCGCCGGATCTAACTGCAAAAACAGCTGCTTCAGGAAGCGACAACCCCTTCGCCGGCCTGCACCTGCCAGAGGTTGGTGTACATCCCGCCCTGGGCCACCAGGCTGTCGTGACAGCCCTGCTCCACAATCCGGCCCTGGTCCATCACCACGATCCAGTCGGCATGGCGAACCGTGCTGAGCCGGTGGGCGATCACCACGGTGGTGCGCTGCTGGGTGATCTGCACCAAGGAGCGCTGAATCGCGGCTTCGGTGTCGTTGTCCACTGCTGCAGTGGCTTCATCAAGCACCAGCACCGGTGCATCCTTGAGGATGGCGCGGGCCAGGGCGATGCGCTGGCGTTGTCCGCCCGAGAGGCGCTGCCCCCGCTCCCCCACCAGGGTGTCGTACCTCTGGGGCAAGGCGTCGATGAAGCCAGCGGCTTCCGCCAGGCGAGCGGCCTGCTCAATCGCCAGCGGATCGGGATCCGCGACCCCATAGGCGATGTTCTCGGCCACGGTGCCGTGGAAAAGGTAGACGTCCTGGCTCACCAGGGCGATGCAGCGACGCAGGTCCTGCAGCTGCAGGGTGTCGATGGAGACCCCATCCAGGCAGATGCGTCCGCCATCACGCTCGTACAGCCGCAAGAGCAGCTTCACCA is a genomic window containing:
- a CDS encoding cation:proton antiporter, producing the protein MAMQASISHVMHHPLGVFSLLVAISAAVPPLIRRLGLPDLVGLLAAGVVVGPHALNWVDSSSETVRLLSDLGAVYLLFTMGLEIDLEEFNRVKRRSFIYGLLILLIGVGTGVSIGLMAGFASVSCLLLGALMATHTPLGYPIVRSYGAQKDESVVVSVGSTIFTDIVALLLLAVGLGLGQGSLSGLGLGLLLLKIGGFALVVVIGIRWLGRRLVLRGISDENRMVLAVLVALFLASLGAELAGVEKIVGAFLAGLAVNSVLPEGRVKEQVIFVGGVLFIPIFFIDLGLLLDLGSLGDSLGNFQFTALMLVGAIGGKGLASWLSGRLFGYRRAQILMMWSLTMPKVAATLATAFIGYQAGLLNQTVLNSVLAVMVVTATLGPILTEQSVTRLKDPRPDAVPVSFGEEAAVLDGVNEVVQRPLRIVVPVANPSTEKGLLSMAARLVQGSSGAEGLLLPLAMVNPSLEEMRGGLNRAVAAARGRLSTAESIGAQLEVPTRSLLRLDEDIAGGMSRTALEQAADLLLVGASRSDQLRAWLMGDIVDGVCRTAHCPVVVVNLGRETDSGLGRILVPIKDLSASAREQFELALRVINSAPEDQRVRITLLHVHDPRFSGQDRHWMEQQLIRWRPPGIPEERFHIVIVRGPGIDGAIHRLSGEHDLVILRTQRRRVAGLPIPGSDRTSKLIRQLPCASMVISDPLV